One genomic segment of uncultured Desulfobacter sp. includes these proteins:
- a CDS encoding ABC transporter permease — MQTLRRLTALILKEFLTIMKDPKSRFVVIVPPIIQFFIFSYAATFDLENVRYAVFDECRSVLSRSFLADIEGTGRFKLTGYLENAEQVKEIINNEKARLMIHIGPRFEERLRSGRPAQIQVIADGRSPNVAMIAIGYLGTIVENFNNSLLEQGIAQGSGPGLALVERTWFNENLSSRWFMVSALGGVISTVVVMIITSLSVAREREFGTFDQLLVAPFSPVEILVGKSVPGIVFGMLDALIFSGGAVLWFNIPFRGTISALMVSLLCFIITIVGIGLLVSSLSTTMQQGLLGAFLFLMPAITLSGLATPVENMPLWLQQADMFNPVRHIITALRRIFLEGADLGTVWPQIWPLLIMACVTLPLAAWLFRRRSV, encoded by the coding sequence ATGCAAACCCTGAGACGCCTGACCGCCCTGATATTAAAAGAATTTCTCACCATCATGAAGGACCCCAAAAGCCGGTTTGTCGTGATTGTGCCCCCCATTATCCAGTTTTTTATCTTCAGCTATGCCGCCACCTTTGACCTGGAAAATGTCCGGTATGCCGTATTTGACGAATGCCGGTCTGTGCTGTCGCGGTCATTTCTGGCCGATATTGAAGGCACAGGACGGTTCAAGCTCACAGGGTATCTTGAAAATGCCGAACAGGTTAAAGAGATCATTAACAATGAAAAAGCCCGGCTGATGATCCATATCGGACCCCGGTTTGAAGAACGCCTGCGATCCGGCCGACCTGCACAAATCCAGGTCATTGCCGACGGCAGAAGCCCCAATGTGGCCATGATTGCCATTGGATACCTTGGTACAATTGTAGAAAATTTTAATAACAGCCTTTTGGAACAAGGTATAGCCCAGGGCAGCGGGCCTGGGCTGGCTCTGGTGGAACGGACCTGGTTCAACGAAAACCTGAGCAGCCGGTGGTTCATGGTCTCAGCGCTTGGTGGGGTGATCAGCACCGTGGTGGTGATGATTATCACCAGTCTCTCCGTTGCCAGGGAGCGTGAATTCGGCACCTTTGACCAGCTTTTGGTGGCCCCGTTCAGTCCGGTGGAGATTCTGGTGGGCAAATCCGTGCCGGGCATTGTCTTTGGTATGTTGGACGCCCTGATCTTTTCCGGGGGGGCGGTGCTCTGGTTTAACATTCCCTTCCGTGGAACGATTAGTGCTCTTATGGTTTCTCTTTTATGCTTTATCATCACCATTGTGGGCATAGGATTGCTGGTGTCGTCCCTGTCGACCACCATGCAGCAGGGACTTTTAGGCGCGTTTTTGTTCCTGATGCCTGCGATCACGTTATCCGGACTTGCCACGCCCGTGGAAAATATGCCCTTGTGGCTCCAGCAGGCAGACATGTTCAATCCGGTACGCCACATCATCACAGCCCTTCGCAGAATATTTCTTGAGGGTGCGGATCTGGGCACAGTCTGGCCACAGATTTGGCCGTTACTGATCATGGCGTGTGTCACCCTGCCCCTGGCAGCCTGGTTATTCAGACGCCGATCGGTGTAA
- a CDS encoding cation:proton antiporter: MGIASDIAIIVVAGLIGGLVAQRLRQPLILGYILVGVMVGPFTGGVTVSDIHDIELLAEIGVALLLFALGLEFSLKELKPVARIALIGTPIQMLFSIFLGFGIGKMFNWPFTDALWFGGLIALSSTMVILKTLMSQGQMGTLSSRVMIGILIVQDLAVVPLMIILPKLNQLEAGIPALGWAAAKAVTFLFLMIFIGTRLIPKLLAYIARHNSRELFLLAITAIGLGVGYGTYLFGLSFAFGAFVAGMVLSESDYGHQALSDIIPLRDIFGLLFFVSVGMLLDPAFLIKNWQTILIVVLFVSLGKGIIFSALSRLFGYGNVIPLALGLGMFQVGEFSFVLARVGISTQSISNDLYSLTLATAIVTMLLTPLVSGLTAPLYGLRKRMFKKESVQTINLPDTGLRNHVVIAGGGRIGFYVGQVLQRLDLAFVIIEIDYRRVTQAKSMGFPVIYGDVTRDVVLEAAKVKEANLVLITTPRIDVTGTVCHQIRHSNPRANIVARAEGIEQMQALHDQGIQEVVQPEFEAGLQFTRQALLYLNIPATDIQKYTEAFRRELYAPLFKISRGDQTLFQLQKACDLLELNWIKLVADSPVIGRTIKELNLRTKIGISVVGVMHDGELHPNPIADFQFNAGDLIAVMGNAQQLSDFQTLISPPQ; the protein is encoded by the coding sequence ATGGGTATAGCTTCTGATATTGCAATTATTGTTGTGGCCGGTTTAATTGGCGGCCTGGTCGCCCAGCGGTTAAGACAGCCCTTAATCCTGGGATACATTCTGGTCGGTGTTATGGTTGGTCCGTTCACTGGGGGGGTCACAGTTTCCGATATCCACGATATCGAATTATTAGCTGAGATTGGTGTTGCGCTTTTGCTTTTTGCCCTGGGACTGGAGTTTTCACTAAAAGAACTAAAACCTGTGGCCCGGATTGCTTTGATTGGCACCCCGATACAGATGCTGTTTTCAATTTTCCTTGGCTTTGGCATCGGTAAAATGTTTAACTGGCCTTTTACCGATGCGCTCTGGTTTGGGGGGCTTATCGCCTTATCCAGTACCATGGTGATTCTTAAAACATTGATGAGCCAGGGGCAAATGGGCACCCTTTCAAGCAGGGTCATGATCGGCATATTGATTGTTCAGGATCTGGCAGTTGTTCCTTTGATGATTATTCTGCCTAAGTTAAATCAACTGGAAGCAGGGATACCCGCGCTTGGCTGGGCAGCGGCCAAGGCGGTGACATTTCTGTTTCTGATGATTTTTATCGGAACACGACTTATTCCAAAATTACTGGCATATATTGCCCGACACAATTCAAGGGAGTTGTTTCTGCTGGCAATCACCGCAATTGGACTGGGCGTGGGATATGGCACCTATTTATTTGGATTGTCCTTTGCGTTTGGTGCGTTTGTAGCCGGAATGGTACTCAGCGAATCTGATTATGGCCACCAGGCACTGAGTGATATTATTCCGCTGCGGGATATCTTTGGTTTGCTTTTCTTTGTATCGGTGGGCATGCTCCTGGATCCGGCCTTTTTGATTAAAAATTGGCAAACAATCCTGATTGTGGTTTTATTCGTCTCCTTAGGTAAGGGGATCATTTTCAGTGCATTAAGCCGTTTATTCGGCTATGGCAACGTCATACCGCTGGCTTTGGGATTGGGTATGTTTCAGGTGGGAGAGTTTTCATTTGTGCTGGCCCGGGTCGGTATCAGCACCCAATCCATATCCAATGATCTTTATTCCCTGACACTGGCAACTGCAATTGTAACCATGTTATTGACGCCCCTTGTTTCGGGATTGACCGCACCATTGTACGGGCTGCGAAAGCGTATGTTTAAAAAAGAGTCTGTACAGACCATCAATTTGCCCGATACAGGTTTGCGCAACCATGTGGTTATTGCCGGCGGGGGACGGATTGGTTTTTATGTAGGTCAGGTTCTCCAGCGCCTGGATCTGGCCTTTGTCATTATTGAAATTGATTACCGACGGGTGACCCAGGCCAAAAGCATGGGGTTTCCCGTGATTTACGGGGATGTCACCCGGGATGTTGTACTGGAGGCCGCCAAGGTAAAAGAGGCCAACCTTGTACTCATTACAACACCGAGAATTGATGTCACCGGAACGGTCTGCCATCAGATTCGCCATTCAAACCCCAGGGCAAATATAGTGGCAAGGGCCGAAGGGATAGAACAGATGCAGGCTCTGCATGACCAGGGTATACAGGAAGTGGTTCAGCCGGAATTTGAGGCGGGCCTGCAATTCACCCGCCAGGCCCTGCTGTATTTAAATATTCCGGCCACGGATATCCAGAAATATACCGAAGCCTTTCGCAGGGAGCTGTATGCTCCGCTTTTTAAGATCTCCCGGGGGGATCAAACCCTGTTTCAACTGCAGAAAGCATGTGATCTGCTGGAGCTTAACTGGATAAAACTGGTGGCCGACAGTCCTGTGATTGGTCGGACAATCAAAGAGCTGAATCTTCGCACCAAAATTGGGATATCCGTGGTTGGCGTGATGCATGACGGGGAGCTGCATCCCAACCCCATTGCGGATTTTCAGTTCAACGCAGGGGACTTAATCGCCGTCATGGGCAATGCCCAGCAACTGTCGGATTTTCAAACGCTGATTTCGCCTCCACAGTAA